Genomic segment of Verrucomicrobiota bacterium:
TTCTGCCTTGAAACTCAGCACTTTCCGGATTCCATCAACAAGCCCTCGTTTCCATCGGTCGTGCTCCGGCCAGGGCAAACTTATCGCACCACGACGATTTACAAATTCTCGACGGTGTCGTGAAGTTCAACCCGCCTCCGGCGACCTCTGGCCCATGAAGCTTGTTGCAGGAATCACCCTCTGGACTGCGGCCGCGTTGTCCCCGCTTGCGCAGACTCCGGGTCCGGATGGTGTTCAAAAGGATCATGCCTTTACCACCACGGTCTCCCAGACTCATGCTTACCGGTACTTGCAGTTCTTGCCCAAGGGCTACACGGAAGATCCAGCCAGGCGCTGGCCTTTGATCTTGTTCCTCCACGGCGCCGGGGAACACGGAACCAACGTCTGGCTCGCCAGCGTTCATGGACCGCCGAAAATCGTCCGAACCAAGCCCGAGTTTCCGTTCATCGTGGTTTCCCCTCAGTGCCCGCCCGGCAGCCGATGGGATGCGGAGCCTTTGCGGCAGTTGCTCAATCATGTGGAGGCGTCGCTGCGTGTGGACAAGTCCCGCGTCTATCTCACCGGATTGAGCATGGGGGGCTATGGCACCTGGAGCCTCGGTCTGCGTCACCCGGACCGCTTCGCGGCAATCGCCCCGATTTGCGGAGGCGGCGAACGCATCGATGTCATGCTTGGGTCCCGCTCCCGCACCGAGCCGTTCAAGTCGCTGCCGATTTGGGTTTTTCATGGCGCCAAAGATACCGTGGTGCCTCTCTCCGAGTCGGAGCGCATGGTCGAAGCCGTCCGCCAAGCGGGGAACACCCGCGTGAAACTGACGGTCTATCCCGAAGCGCAGCATGATTCCTGGACCGAGACTTACGACAATCCGGCCCTTTACGAATGGTTCTTTTCCCACCGCAGGTGACAAATCACCCGAAACAGGCAAGATTGCGTCCGTATGCCTGACACGCACGGCCTGGCAGTGGCGCCGGAAGAAACCCAGGAAAAGGATCCTCAGGCCAAGTCGGAGCTGGATCCCGGATACTTGGTCATTTGCTGGAATGATCCCGTGAACTTCATGGAATATGTCACCCATGTTTTTCAGGAGATTTTTGGCTGGCCGAAACAGAAGGCGCAGTTCCACATGCTGCAAGTGCATCGGGAAGGTCGCAGCGTTTTGACGCGCGAAACCCAGGAACGCGCCGAGCACTACGTCCATCAGTTGCACCGCTACCGGCTGCACGCCACCATGGAACGCGACCGTCCTTGATTCCTGTGAAGCTGAGTCGAAAGGCGTCGGGTGGCTGCTCCTGGGAACTGGATCCGCGCGAGGCGAGTCTTTTCCTCCGGCTCTTGCGCAGCTACCCTGTGGTGGGCAGTCCCCCGACGCTTCCGGGCTCCGGACACACCGCCGATTCCGAGGGAGCCGAAGCGCTCCTGCGCCAAAGCTTCGCCCAGCAGTCCGAGGAATCCCGTCAAGAATTGCGGGCCTGGCTCGAGGGTGCCTGGCCGGCCAAGCCGACGAAGAAGAACGTAACCCTCGATCTCAGCGAGAAACGCCTCGAATGGCTGTTGCACGTATTCAACGATATCCGGGTGGGCCATTGGAAAAAGCTGGGGTCGCCCGATCATCTCGATCTTCCCCTCAAAGGTTGGAGCCTCGATCAACTGGGTTCCTGGCGCGACATGCAAGCCTCCGGCTTTTTTGAGACGGCGATCCTCACCGCCTTGAACTCGAATTGAGAAAGGGAAACCCGCCATGGTACCCTGGCTCGGCGAGAAGCTTTGGTTTCCCGATCCGCGAAATGCCTCGCGCAGCGGCTTCCAAGACGGCCTCGTCGCGCTCGGGGGCGATTTCCGCCCGGAACGCTTGCTCCTCGCGTACCGTTCCGGAATTTTCCCGTGGTCGGAGGACCCCATTTCCTGGTGGTCGCCGAATCCCCGCGGCGTCCTGCCGTTTTCGAAACTCCACATCTCCCGCAGCCTGGCGCGCACGCTGCGCCGCCAGCCGTATGAAATCACCGTGGATCGCGCCTTTCGGAGAGTGATGGAGGCTTGCGCCGGTCCGCGCGCAAGCGGCGGAGGAACCTGGATTTCTGAGGGATTCATCGAAGCCTACAGCCACCTCCATGAACTGGGCCGCGCCCATAGCGTGGAATGCTGGAAAGATGGCGGGCTGGTCGGAGGCATTTATGGAGTCAGTTTTGGCTCGGTGTTCGCGGGTGAATCCATGTTCCATCGCGCCGACAACGCGTCTAAAGTTGCGTTGGTCAAACTCGTGGAGATTCTGCAAGAGAAGAACTTCGACCTTTTTGACGTGCAAGTGGTCAATCACGCCACCCTCGCCCTCGGAGCCACCTCGATTCCGCGAGAAACCTACCTCCGCCTGCTCGCCCCAGCCGCCGCACGTTCTGACCGTTGGTAGCGCCAGGCTTCAGTCAGGAAAGGGCAATGGATCCGCATCGGTCTCTCGCGAGATCTCAGCCGCAAAGGCCTTTCTCAAGATTCGATGGATCACCCTGCGGATCCATCTCAACTTTCGTCGGACTTTTGACGCTCAAGCTTTGGCGCATCTCGACGCCGCTGAACTGCTGGCTTCAGGTTGAATTTCGGAAAGAATCCCGGCACGCGTCCCGCATACTCGGCGTAATCCGCAAATCGCTCCCGCAGATGCGCTTCTTCCAGCATGGATTTGCGCTTCAAAACCGCCGCCAAAACCAACGCCGCGCCCAACGCGCATCGGCTTTCCCAAAAAATGGACCAACCCAGCGTGGACAGCATTAAGCCGCCGTAAAGGGGATGCCTCACCCGTGCATAGTTTCCACGCGTCACCAGGATGGCTCCGGGAGGGAGCGCCGGGCCGGTGGTTCGCTGAGACCCGAGGGATCGAACTCCCGCCAACCCGAGCAACCCGCCGACGCCAATCAAAGCTAAGCCCGCCAGCGTCGCCACCAGAACTTGGCCCGGACTTCCCCACCCCACCCCCGCCACCACGACCCACAAGCTCAAAACGTTCTGAACCCAAGTCCAAGCCGATCCGAACCGCGCTCGAAATCGCGCCGACATGAATGCTCAGTAAGGCAGCGCCTCCTGAATCCGGCGGTTGAGCTCCTCCGCTTTGGCCAACGCCTCGGGCAAGGGGATTCCCCGCTTCATCCCAGGCCGCAAGTGCCGCGCATGGCTCAACCAAGAGTCCTTCATCCACCGCTGCTTCTCTTGGACCAACGCCAACACTTCAGCGCCACGCGAGTAAGCCCCAAGGACATCCATGGGGCGCTCCACCTCGAGAATTCTGTCCGCCGCCCCAAAAAACTGAAGCAATGGCTGGGCAATGACCCAGTGCCCGGCTTCCGTCGGATGAACTCCATCGGGAGCCAGGCGATACGAGGGATTGGACTTTCGCCGTTCCTCCAAATGCCGGCCCATGTGGCGGTGCAGGTCGATAACCTCCCAGCCATGGGTCCGCTGCCCCACGAGCCATTCGGCATAGCGATCCAAAACGCGATCATAGTTGAACGGCTTGTTGGAGCCTGCAGGCGGATCAAAGGTCGGCGGCGTCACATGGATCATCCGGGCGCCGCGGCTTCGAACCTGTTCGCGCAACTTCTCGATGCCCGCGCGAAACCGCTGAAACCGCTGTTCATCCCAATCCAGGTAAATGCCATCGTTCATCCCGTAGCAAGCCACCACGCAATCCGGACGCACGGCGTCCAACACCCTGGTCAATCGCTCGTGAAGATCAGGCCGGGGAAACTGGCCTCCCGCGTGGCCGTCCTCGGATAACCCCGAAACCGTTTCGCTGGGCAGTCCTGCATTGGCCACCTCACCTCGCCAGTCAGGATACCGGAGGCGAAGCCACGCTTCGAAGATTTCAACGAAATGGCCGGCGTAAGTGATGCTGTCCCCGAGAAACAGCAGCCGCTGGGCAGACGGCGCCGCAGACGGGGCGGCCAGGGCGGTTGCGGACCAAACGGCAGTCCAAGCGCAACACAGAAAAACCAGACGGACACTCGTGATCATGGGGAGCAACAGGGGTTCAAACGGCGGAGCATCGATACCATCGGCGCGGGCGAATGTCGAAGAGAACTGCCGATCCACGGTCCCGAGCTCGTGACGCAAGGAAGCCACCCTTCGCGCTAAAGTTTGAATTGTTCGGGTGCCACAGCGCGTCTACTCTTCTATCGAAGATTCCCAACTCCCACTCCTCTTATGAATTCCACCCTCAACCGGCGCCGCTTCCTCCGGCGGGCCGTTCACTCCGGCGCCGGGCTCCTCCTTTTGCGAAACAGCAAGCTGGCCTTCGCCTACGAGGCCAACAGTAAACTCAACATCGCGGGCATCGGAGTCGGCGGACAAGGCCGCGGCATTCTCGACGCATTCCATCGTTTTGGACACAACATCGTGGCGCTTTGCGACGTCGATGAGCAGCGCGCGGGTGACATTTTTTCCAAACATCCTTTCGCCAGGCGCTACCAGGATTTTCGAAAAATGTTCGACGAGATGGAGAGAGGCATCGACGCGGTTCTCGTCGCCACACCGGATCACACCCATGCCGTCGCCGCCATGGCCGCGATGCGGCGCGGCAAACATGTCTACTGCGAAAAACCCCTCACCCGCACCGTCCATGAATCTCGCGTGATGCGGGAAGCCGCCCTGCGCCACAAGGTCGTCACGCAGATGGGAAATCAGGGTTCGGCGGAATCGCGCTTGCGCCGGGCCGTCGAGCTGGTCTGGGGCGGCGTGATCGGCGAGGTGCGGGAAGCGCACATCTGGTTCGGCGGAGGCAACGGCCCGATGAAGCGTCCCGCGGAATCCCCGGCGGCACCCGCCGGATTGAACTGGGATCTTTGGCTCGGCCCCGCACCGTGGCGGCCTTATCACTCCGCCTACGCCCCGGCGAGCTGGCGCGCCTGGCGGGACTTTGGCAGCGGCATCGTCGGCGACTTCGCCTGCCATACGGCCAACATCATGTTCAGAGCGCTGCGGTTGGAGGAACTCTGGGATCCCGCCCAAGCGGGCGCCCGCTCCATCATCCGCGTTCAATCCTGGCCCTCGGAGGTGGATCGAGAAGGGTATCCAACCAGCTCCAAGACGCTCATCGAGATTCCCGCTCGCGGAGCCCTTCCCCCGGTCAAGATGACCTGGTACGCGAAGGAAAAACCCTCCGAAGACCTGATGCTGGGCCACAAAAGAGGCGATTGGGGAGATTTGCTCGTGGGATCCAAAGGCTCGCTCTATTCGGACAACCCTTGGAACGCGCATTACGTGTTGCTGCCCGAAAAGAAGTTCGAGGATTTCAAAGGAGGGCCCGCGGAATCCCTGCCCAGAAGCAAAGGCCATCAGTGGGAATGGGTGGAAGCCTGCAAAGGCAATGGCAAGACCTTCTCGCCGTTCGAAATCGGAGGGCCCCTCACCGAACTCGCCCAACTCGCCAATCTCGCCACCCTGGTCGAGGGACCGTTGGAATTCGACGCTTTGAGCGGAAAGATCCTCAATTCCACCGCCGCGAGCGCTCTTCTGCACCGCGAGTATCGCGCCGGATGGACCCTGTAATATGCCCGGCCATCTCCCACCATCAACGCTCGAATCCACCCACCGCCGCGCTCCAATTTCTGCATTGACCTGAGAACCCTCCTGCCCCGAAATCATAGCATGAATCCATCCCAATCCCCAACCCCATCCCCGTCCCGACGCGAGTTCATCAAGACGTCCGGCAAATTCGTCGCGGCCTCCGCCCTCGCGGGGGTGGCCCTCCCCCATGTTCATCCTGCGGGAAGCAGCCTCGTGCAAGCGGCTCTCGTGGGCTGCGGTGGACGCGGCACCGGCGCGGCTTCAGACGCGTTGGGCACCAGCCAGCTCGGCCCCGTGAAACTCGTCGCCATGGCGGACGTTTTCAACAGCAAGCTCAAGACCAGCTACGACGCCATCCAACGCCGGCATCCCAATCAAGTCGATGTGTCCGATGACCGGAAACACATCGGCTTCGACGGCTACCGCCATGCCATGGATCAATTGAAGCCTGGTGACGTGGTGATCCTGACCACCCCGCTCGCGTTCCGCTGGGTTCAATTGGATTACGCGATCAAGAAGGGCTTGAATGTGTTCATGGAGAAGCCGCTGACCGCGGATGGTCCGACGTCGCGCCGCATGCTCAAGCTCTCCGAGGAAGCGGACAAAAAGAACCTCAAGGTGGGTGTCGGCCTGATGTCCCGCCACAGCCGCGCCCTGCAGGAACTCGAGAAACGCATCCGTGGCGGCGAGATCGGCGACATCATCAACTTGCGCGGATACCGCATGCACGGCCCCGTGGGATCGGCCTATTCAGACAAATGGCCGGGCCAGCCAAATGAACTGCTCTGGCAGATTCAGCGGTTTCACAGCTTTCTCTGGGCCAGCGGCGGCTGCTACAGCGATTTCTACATTCACCATGTGGACCACCTTTGCATGATGAAAGGCGCCTGGCCCGTGAAAGCGATGGGCATCGGCGGACGCCACTACCGCGAAAACAAGATCGATCAGAATTTCGACAGCTACTCCGTCGAGTACACCTTCGCGGATGGCACGAAGATGTACATGGACGGCCGTCACGTTCTCGGCTGCAAGAACATCTATTCGAGCTACGCACACGGGAGCAAAGGCTTCGCCGTGATTTCCAAGCAGGGGGATTGTGGTGGTCCCTCGAGCACTTACCGTGGCCAGAACATCGACCGCTCCAAGATGATCTGGCAGTCCAACGACAACACCAGTCCCTACGCGAACGAATGGGAAGACCTCATGGCGGCAATTCGCAACGACAAGCCTTACAACGAGTGCAAGCGCGGCGTGGAAGCCAGCGTTGTGACCAGCATGGGCCGCATGTCCGCGCACACCGGCGAGGAAGTGACCTACGACGATTTCCTGAACTCCGAGCATGAGTATGCTCCGGGCGCGGATAAGTTCACCATGGACAGTCCGGCTCCTTTGCAGGCCGACAAGGATGGAAAGTATCCCATCCCCCTCCCCGGCATCTGCACCAAGACCGAATATCCGGTGAAGGCCTGAGCCCGCCCTTCGTCCATCCACCGCAGCGAGGCCAACGGGTGCGCCCGGTTGGCCTTTTGCTTGCCTTCCGGAAGTCAAGGGCAGCGAACACCGTTGAAGGCTCCGCGTTCGGATCGTGGATTGCTCCGAAGAATCGGCCGCAGCAGTTTCTCGATCCATGAATCCGCGGCGTTTCCATTCCGGGTCGCATCGCTTCCAAGCTCAGACCCTCACCGTGCTTCGCACCCATGCCATCGCCCCTCGGAAGCGCTGGGCCATGGAGCGGGAGGAGATCGCCGCGGCCGATGGGCGCGAGCGGAAGCGCCGTGAACGGCGCGCCCCGACCCCTTGCGGATGCACCGCTCTCAAAATGGATGGGAGTTCCCGCTTGAATTGAAAGAAACGTTCAGGCGAGATTCCCACCCCTGTAACCGAACTATGACGCTCGCGGACATCGTTCAACGAGAGCACATCATCGACGACCTGAAGGCTTCCAGTCGCTGGGAAGCCATCGACGAACTCATCGACCGTCTGGTCGAGTGCGGTCGCATCAAGCTGGAGCACCGCGAGGCCATCGCCTCCGTCGTTAAAAAAAGGGAAATCTCGATGAGCACGGGTATTGGCTTCGGCATCGGCATCCCGCACGCCTCCACCGAACTGGTCACCGAAGTCATGGGCGCGTTCGGCCGATCCAAGAAAGGCGTCAATTTCGACGCACTCGACAATCAGCCCGTCCACCTGGTGGTGCTGTTCCTCGTCCCCCACGGCCAGTTCCAAAAGCATCTCCACACTTTGGCCAACATCGCCAAAATGCTTCATCATCGCGACTTCCGCCAAGCCCTCGAGGAAAGCCCGGGCGCCGATGAAATCCTGGGGCTGATTCATTCCCAATCCACGCGGAAATGACCGGTTCTTCCGCCGGATTCCGCCCCGCCTCTTTCCACCGTCCCGTCCTGTGCTCCCCCATCGCGCCATTGAGGAACGCTTGCAAGCCTCCGCATCGCGTCTTTTTGCGGAGGCTGATCCCGCCCTGTTTTCCGTCCGGCCTTGCCCGGACGCACGACACGGCGACTACCAAGTTTCCGCCATCATGGCGCTGGCCAAAGCCCGAAAAACGGCCCCCCGCCCTTTGGCCGAGCAACTGAAGAATTCCCTGGACCTTTCGGACCTTTGCGAAGCGGTGGAAGTTGCGGGCGCCGGATTCATCAACTTTCGACTCCGCAAGGAAACCTTCACGAGCGCCCTGCAAACGGAAGGATCCGGCCCGCGCCCCCTCCTGGAGGCGGCTCGCCATCCGCAGACTCTGGTCATCGACTTCAGCTCGCCCAACGTCGCCAAACCCATGCATGTCGGGCACATTCGCTCCACCGTGCTTGGCGATTGTTTGGCGCGCCTCAACCGACTTATCGGCCACCGCGTCATCACCGACAATCATCTCGGAGATTGGGGCACCCAGTTTGGAAAACTCCTGGTGGGTTGGAAACAATACCTCGACCCCTCCGCACTCAAGACGAACCCAATCGCCGAATTGGAGCGGCTCTACAAACTCGTCAACCAGGCGTCGGAATCTCAGCCCGAAGTTCTGGAGGCAGCCCGCCGCGAACTCGTGGCCCTCCAACAGGGCCAGCCCGAAAATCTGGCCATTTGGCGCGAAATGATCCGGCTTTCCCAGGACCAGTTCGATCGAGTTTATGGAAGGCTGGGCATTCAATTCGATCATACCCTGGGCGAAAGTTTCTACAATCCCCAACTCCAGGGCGTCGTGAACCAAATGCTCGAACGCGGCGTCGCCCGCCAAAGCGATGGCGCCGTTTGCGTGTTCTCCGACGGAACGTGTCCTCCCAAAGACGACCCCTTCCTCATTCAACGAGACGGAGAATGGCTTCCCAACCCCTTTCTCGTCCGTAAGAGCGATGGCGCCTCCAATTACGCCACCACCGATCTGGCCACCCTGGATTATCGCCAGAGAACCTGGTCGCCCCATCGAATTCTCTATGTCACGGATGGCCGCCAGCAACTCCACTTTCGCCAACTCTTCGCCGCGTTTCGCAGGTGGCAA
This window contains:
- the argS gene encoding arginine--tRNA ligase, with the translated sequence MPPRLFPPSRPVLPHRAIEERLQASASRLFAEADPALFSVRPCPDARHGDYQVSAIMALAKARKTAPRPLAEQLKNSLDLSDLCEAVEVAGAGFINFRLRKETFTSALQTEGSGPRPLLEAARHPQTLVIDFSSPNVAKPMHVGHIRSTVLGDCLARLNRLIGHRVITDNHLGDWGTQFGKLLVGWKQYLDPSALKTNPIAELERLYKLVNQASESQPEVLEAARRELVALQQGQPENLAIWREMIRLSQDQFDRVYGRLGIQFDHTLGESFYNPQLQGVVNQMLERGVARQSDGAVCVFSDGTCPPKDDPFLIQRDGEWLPNPFLVRKSDGASNYATTDLATLDYRQRTWSPHRILYVTDGRQQLHFRQLFAAFRRWQPAHRTRLEHIWFGSILAEDGKPFKTRSGETVRLEDLLDEAEERALAVVTAKNPEWTESDRRHIARVVAIGAIKYADLLPNRQSDYLFSWDKMLALNGNTAVYLLYACARIHSLLRKSGATPGAEASLEALRLEAPEEIALARLLLNYGLVLEAAAEECRPNYLCNYLYELAGLLARFWENCPVLKAAETERHSRLALSRLSGQVLKQGLETLGISTLDHM
- a CDS encoding Gfo/Idh/MocA family oxidoreductase, which encodes MNPSQSPTPSPSRREFIKTSGKFVAASALAGVALPHVHPAGSSLVQAALVGCGGRGTGAASDALGTSQLGPVKLVAMADVFNSKLKTSYDAIQRRHPNQVDVSDDRKHIGFDGYRHAMDQLKPGDVVILTTPLAFRWVQLDYAIKKGLNVFMEKPLTADGPTSRRMLKLSEEADKKNLKVGVGLMSRHSRALQELEKRIRGGEIGDIINLRGYRMHGPVGSAYSDKWPGQPNELLWQIQRFHSFLWASGGCYSDFYIHHVDHLCMMKGAWPVKAMGIGGRHYRENKIDQNFDSYSVEYTFADGTKMYMDGRHVLGCKNIYSSYAHGSKGFAVISKQGDCGGPSSTYRGQNIDRSKMIWQSNDNTSPYANEWEDLMAAIRNDKPYNECKRGVEASVVTSMGRMSAHTGEEVTYDDFLNSEHEYAPGADKFTMDSPAPLQADKDGKYPIPLPGICTKTEYPVKA
- a CDS encoding Gfo/Idh/MocA family oxidoreductase — its product is MNSTLNRRRFLRRAVHSGAGLLLLRNSKLAFAYEANSKLNIAGIGVGGQGRGILDAFHRFGHNIVALCDVDEQRAGDIFSKHPFARRYQDFRKMFDEMERGIDAVLVATPDHTHAVAAMAAMRRGKHVYCEKPLTRTVHESRVMREAALRHKVVTQMGNQGSAESRLRRAVELVWGGVIGEVREAHIWFGGGNGPMKRPAESPAAPAGLNWDLWLGPAPWRPYHSAYAPASWRAWRDFGSGIVGDFACHTANIMFRALRLEELWDPAQAGARSIIRVQSWPSEVDREGYPTSSKTLIEIPARGALPPVKMTWYAKEKPSEDLMLGHKRGDWGDLLVGSKGSLYSDNPWNAHYVLLPEKKFEDFKGGPAESLPRSKGHQWEWVEACKGNGKTFSPFEIGGPLTELAQLANLATLVEGPLEFDALSGKILNSTAASALLHREYRAGWTL
- a CDS encoding phospholipase; the encoded protein is MKLVAGITLWTAAALSPLAQTPGPDGVQKDHAFTTTVSQTHAYRYLQFLPKGYTEDPARRWPLILFLHGAGEHGTNVWLASVHGPPKIVRTKPEFPFIVVSPQCPPGSRWDAEPLRQLLNHVEASLRVDKSRVYLTGLSMGGYGTWSLGLRHPDRFAAIAPICGGGERIDVMLGSRSRTEPFKSLPIWVFHGAKDTVVPLSESERMVEAVRQAGNTRVKLTVYPEAQHDSWTETYDNPALYEWFFSHRR
- a CDS encoding PTS sugar transporter subunit IIA, producing the protein MTLADIVQREHIIDDLKASSRWEAIDELIDRLVECGRIKLEHREAIASVVKKREISMSTGIGFGIGIPHASTELVTEVMGAFGRSKKGVNFDALDNQPVHLVVLFLVPHGQFQKHLHTLANIAKMLHHRDFRQALEESPGADEILGLIHSQSTRK
- a CDS encoding SGNH/GDSL hydrolase family protein; this translates as MITSVRLVFLCCAWTAVWSATALAAPSAAPSAQRLLFLGDSITYAGHFVEIFEAWLRLRYPDWRGEVANAGLPSETVSGLSEDGHAGGQFPRPDLHERLTRVLDAVRPDCVVACYGMNDGIYLDWDEQRFQRFRAGIEKLREQVRSRGARMIHVTPPTFDPPAGSNKPFNYDRVLDRYAEWLVGQRTHGWEVIDLHRHMGRHLEERRKSNPSYRLAPDGVHPTEAGHWVIAQPLLQFFGAADRILEVERPMDVLGAYSRGAEVLALVQEKQRWMKDSWLSHARHLRPGMKRGIPLPEALAKAEELNRRIQEALPY
- the clpS gene encoding ATP-dependent Clp protease adapter ClpS, translating into MPDTHGLAVAPEETQEKDPQAKSELDPGYLVICWNDPVNFMEYVTHVFQEIFGWPKQKAQFHMLQVHREGRSVLTRETQERAEHYVHQLHRYRLHATMERDRP
- a CDS encoding leucyl/phenylalanyl-tRNA--protein transferase; the encoded protein is MVPWLGEKLWFPDPRNASRSGFQDGLVALGGDFRPERLLLAYRSGIFPWSEDPISWWSPNPRGVLPFSKLHISRSLARTLRRQPYEITVDRAFRRVMEACAGPRASGGGTWISEGFIEAYSHLHELGRAHSVECWKDGGLVGGIYGVSFGSVFAGESMFHRADNASKVALVKLVEILQEKNFDLFDVQVVNHATLALGATSIPRETYLRLLAPAAARSDRW